A window of Strigops habroptila isolate Jane chromosome 5, bStrHab1.2.pri, whole genome shotgun sequence contains these coding sequences:
- the LOC115608393 gene encoding cytochrome P450 26A1: MGFSALVASVLCTFLLPLLLFLAAVKLWDLYCVSGRDPSCPLPLPPGTMGLPFFGETLQMVLQRRKFLQMKRRKYGFIYKTHLFGRPTVRVMGAENVRHILLGEHRLVSVQWPASVRTILGSGCLSNLHNGQHKHRKKVIMQAFSRDALQHYVPVIQEEVSACLARWLGAAGPCLLVYPEVKRLMFRIAMRILLGFQPCQASPDGEQQLVDAFEEMIRNLFSLPIDVPFSGLYRGLRARNIIHAKIEENIRAKMACKGPEGGYKDALQLLMEHTQGNGGQLNMQELKESATELLFGGHETTASAATSLIAFLGLHHDVLQKVRKELQVKGLLCNPNQEKQLDMEVLEQLKYTGCVIKETLRLSPPVPGGFRIALKTLELNGYQIPKGWNVIYSICDTHDVADLFTNKEEFNPDRFMSPSPEDSSRFSFIPFGGGLRSCVGKEFAKVLLKIFTVELARSCDWQLLNGPPTMKTGPIMYPVDNLPTKFIGFSGQI, from the exons ATGGGCTTCTCCGCCCTGGTTGCGAGCGTCCTGTGTACtttcctgctgccactgctaCTCTTTCTGGCCGCTGTCAAGCTCTGGGACCTGTACTGCGTGAGCGGCCGTGACCCCAGCTGCCCGCTCCCGCTGCCCCCGGGCACCATGGGGCTCCCTTTCTTCGGGGAGACGTTGCAGATGGTGCTGCAG AGGCGGAAATTTCTGCAGATGAAGCGCAGGAAATACGGCTTCATCTACAAGACTCACCTATTCGGGCGGCCCACCGTGCGGGTGATGGGCGCCGAGAACGTGCGGCACATCTTGCTGGGCGAGCACCGGCTCGTATCCGTGCAGTGGCCCGCTTCGGTGCGCACCATTCTGGGCTCGGGCTGTCTCTCCAACCTCCACAACGGCCAGCACAAGCACCGCAAAAAG GTGATCATGCAGGCCTTCTCCCGGGACGCCCTGCAGCACTACGTGCCCGTCATCCAGGAGGAGGTGAGCGCCTGCCTGGCACGGTGGCTGGGTGCCGCCGGGCCCTGCCTGTTGGTATACCCCGAGGTGAAGCGCCTCATGTTTCGCATCGCTATGAGGATCCTGCTGGgcttccagccctgccaggcCAGCCCCGACGGCGAGCAGCAGCTGGTGGATGCCTTTGAAGAGATGATCCGCAACCTATTCTCGCTCCCCATCGATGTACCCTTCAGCGGGCTCTACCGG GGCTTACGGGCGCGCAACATCATCCATGCCAAGATCGAGGAGAACATCCGCGCCAAGATGGCCTGCAAGGGGCCTGAGGGTGGCTACAAGGATGCACTGCAGCTGCTTATGGAGCACACACAGGGCAACGGGGGGCAGCTCAACATGCAG GAGCTGAAGGAGtctgccacagagctgctgtttggggGCCACGAAACCACTGCTAGTGCTGCCACGTCACTGATCGCCTTCCTAGGGCTCCACCATGATGTCCTGCAAAAAGTGAGGAAAGAGCTGCAGGTGAAG GGGTTACTGTGCAATCCCAACCAAGAGAAGCAGCTGGACATGGAGGTCTTGGAGCAGCTGAAGTACACAGGCTGTGTCATCAAAGAGACCCTCCGTCTGAGCCCACCTGTTCCTGGAGGATTTCGAATTGCACTCAAGACCCTTGAGCTAAAT GGTTACCAGATCCCTAAAGGTTGGAATGTTATTTACAGTATCTGTGATACCCATGATGTGGCAGATCTCTTTACCAACAAAGAGGAATTTAACCCAGATCGCTTCATGTCTCCATCTCCAGAAGATTCCTCTAGGTTCAGTTTCATTCCTTTTGGTGGGGGCTTGAGGAGCTGTGTGGGCAAAGAGTTTGCAAAAGtccttctgaaaatatttacgGTGGAGTTGGCACGGAGCTGTGACTGGCAGCTGCTGAATGGACCTCCTACAATGAAAACTGGCCCCATAATGTACCCTGTGGACAATCTGCCTACCAAATTCATAGGTTTCAGCGGCCAAATCTGA